One part of the Pelagibacterium nitratireducens genome encodes these proteins:
- a CDS encoding sodium:calcium antiporter produces the protein MSTWIWAAVLLAAVFAAAWGSDHLAEPLRKLRKQWGLSAAAGGSLIGIATASPEVGVNVTSAVRGVTDIGLGAMLGSTAIGIPALVSVGYIATRKRDIPDDPGHQQHLREHLLRVDPKAATVQALPYLGILALAALLILPAPWQGLQPIDGGVLLAAYAAYAAQAFFRGREKPEQVEWSRKGIWMAVAGVGVLALGAYFTVISTQNLVQAFGISPIIGGLFITAPVAALPEIFASWKVSRSGQITPALTNIIGDHAMTMTVGFLPLALVGTQIDNFRLVWVSFVFVALMPALYAAFVRWGGSEPGFRRWQVLTLVGAYATYVAVVVVWVLELV, from the coding sequence ATGAGCACTTGGATATGGGCTGCTGTCCTGTTGGCCGCCGTTTTCGCGGCGGCGTGGGGTTCCGATCATCTGGCGGAGCCCCTTCGTAAGTTGCGCAAACAGTGGGGGCTTTCGGCGGCTGCTGGCGGCTCTCTGATTGGCATCGCCACTGCAAGCCCGGAAGTCGGTGTCAACGTTACCAGCGCCGTGCGGGGCGTGACCGATATCGGCTTGGGGGCAATGCTCGGCTCGACCGCCATCGGCATCCCCGCGCTCGTTTCCGTCGGCTATATCGCAACGCGCAAGCGCGACATTCCCGATGATCCGGGACATCAACAGCACCTGCGCGAGCACCTATTGCGTGTTGATCCGAAAGCAGCAACCGTGCAGGCTCTTCCATATCTCGGCATATTGGCGCTCGCGGCTCTCCTGATCCTTCCTGCGCCCTGGCAGGGGCTACAGCCAATTGATGGCGGGGTCCTGTTGGCCGCCTATGCCGCCTATGCCGCCCAGGCATTTTTTCGCGGCCGCGAGAAGCCCGAGCAGGTCGAGTGGTCGCGCAAGGGGATATGGATGGCGGTCGCCGGCGTTGGGGTTCTCGCACTCGGCGCCTATTTCACCGTCATCTCGACCCAAAATCTAGTGCAGGCGTTTGGCATCTCGCCGATCATCGGCGGCCTGTTCATCACTGCGCCGGTTGCCGCCCTGCCAGAGATCTTCGCGTCCTGGAAGGTGTCGCGGAGCGGCCAGATCACGCCGGCACTCACCAACATCATCGGCGATCACGCCATGACCATGACGGTCGGATTTCTGCCCTTGGCGCTTGTCGGGACGCAGATCGACAACTTCCGGCTGGTCTGGGTAAGTTTCGTCTTTGTCGCGCTTATGCCTGCGCTCTACGCGGCGTTCGTCCGCTGGGGCGGGTCCGAACCCGGCTTCCGCCGCTGGCAGGTTCTTAC